The following are from one region of the Paenibacillus sabinae T27 genome:
- a CDS encoding GNAT family N-acetyltransferase encodes MKIEYLETDQTAFELVQPLWERLRDRHASLPTHFSEQISKNTFEERSRDLLNKSKQGKLKIILARDAVEKRLLGYCISSINEMKQGEIDSIFIIDDFRGMGIGNALMKRTLDWFEINGIHNICLSVLFGNEQALKFYEKYGFYPRTYLLKNRA; translated from the coding sequence TTGAAGATTGAGTATCTTGAGACAGACCAAACCGCTTTTGAATTAGTCCAGCCTTTATGGGAACGGCTTAGAGATCGCCATGCTTCGTTGCCCACACACTTTTCAGAGCAAATATCAAAAAATACGTTTGAAGAACGATCAAGAGATCTACTCAACAAGTCTAAACAAGGAAAATTAAAGATCATATTAGCTCGCGACGCGGTAGAGAAGAGGTTATTAGGATATTGCATTAGTTCGATTAATGAAATGAAACAGGGAGAGATCGATTCGATTTTTATCATAGATGATTTTAGAGGTATGGGCATTGGAAATGCATTAATGAAACGGACACTTGATTGGTTTGAGATCAACGGAATTCATAATATTTGCCTATCTGTTTTATTCGGAAATGAACAAGCATTGAAATTTTATGAGAAGTATGGGTTTTATCCAAGAACATATTTGTTAAAGAACAGGGCTTAA
- a CDS encoding nucleotidyltransferase family protein, with protein sequence MMLVERLIKIMRTYDFLNRDIELVRQLELPNWWIAAGYVRNYVWDDLHGYSSRTPLNDVDILYYDPSDLSEESEKKFEALLKAKLQEYNWSCKNQARMHIRNQDNPYDSVEDAMKRWPETATSVGISLGRNQNIEIIAPHGLNDLFDLVIRRSPFYKDEDYFYKRVQSKRWLELWPKLRLIEEEGDFFED encoded by the coding sequence ATGATGCTTGTAGAACGACTTATCAAAATTATGCGTACATATGATTTTTTGAATAGGGATATTGAATTGGTCCGGCAACTCGAACTACCGAATTGGTGGATTGCGGCTGGATATGTGAGAAATTATGTGTGGGATGATTTGCATGGATATTCTAGTCGAACTCCACTGAACGATGTGGATATCCTTTACTATGATCCGAGTGACCTGAGCGAAGAATCAGAAAAGAAATTTGAAGCGTTATTAAAGGCTAAATTGCAAGAATATAACTGGAGCTGTAAGAATCAGGCGAGAATGCATATAAGAAATCAGGACAATCCTTATGATTCAGTGGAGGACGCAATGAAGCGGTGGCCGGAAACCGCAACGTCCGTTGGGATAAGTTTGGGTAGAAATCAGAACATTGAAATCATTGCGCCTCATGGATTGAATGATCTATTCGATTTGGTAATTAGAAGAAGTCCATTTTATAAGGACGAAGACTATTTTTACAAAAGGGTACAAAGCAAGAGATGGCTTGAACTCTGGCCTAAACTAAGATTGATTGAAGAAGAGGGTGATTTCTTTGAAGATTGA
- a CDS encoding GNAT family N-acetyltransferase, whose product MEIKLVPVKQEEKNILLNLYQLYYYDFSEFTNQDINKEGKFDVNIDFFWEGDHRWHPYFIETSGRIAGFVIVLLENLDVDPDPTHVIYDFMVMKKYRRKGIGHAAAIQAFKLYKANWKIVQMATNTPAISFWRKVIKDYTKSKYTEIFRDDVKKYVQSFSTKP is encoded by the coding sequence ATGGAGATTAAACTTGTTCCAGTAAAACAAGAAGAAAAAAACATACTGTTGAATCTATATCAGTTGTACTATTACGATTTTAGCGAGTTCACAAACCAGGATATCAATAAAGAGGGAAAGTTTGATGTGAATATTGATTTCTTTTGGGAAGGAGATCATAGATGGCATCCTTATTTTATAGAGACATCCGGAAGGATCGCCGGATTCGTAATTGTGCTTCTTGAGAATTTAGATGTAGATCCAGATCCAACACATGTTATTTATGATTTTATGGTTATGAAGAAATACAGAAGAAAGGGTATCGGGCATGCAGCAGCAATCCAAGCATTTAAGTTGTACAAAGCGAACTGGAAAATAGTCCAGATGGCGACTAATACTCCTGCAATATCGTTTTGGAGAAAAGTGATAAAGGATTATACAAAAAGTAAATACACTGAAATATTTAGGGATGATGTAAAGAAGTATGTTCAATCATTTAGCACAAAGCCATAA
- a CDS encoding GNAT family N-acetyltransferase: MSELMIRWADYQDWFQLGLVSSESYRETYSGIIPDTYLNAFSIEKRQIHYKRALLEDAKTIAILLVNNEAAGYIGFGMNKDADLDNTYGEIYNIYTLKRYWGNGYGKKLIFWGIDRLQEAGYSNVSLWVLKENTSAKCFYEHLGFINDGLERTITREKELIQLRYSKRLDENN, from the coding sequence ATGAGCGAATTGATGATTAGATGGGCGGATTATCAAGATTGGTTCCAACTAGGCTTGGTTAGTTCAGAATCGTATCGTGAGACTTATTCCGGCATTATCCCAGATACCTATTTAAATGCTTTTTCAATTGAAAAACGACAGATACACTATAAAAGAGCATTACTAGAAGATGCTAAAACTATTGCAATTCTTTTAGTAAATAATGAAGCTGCTGGCTATATAGGATTTGGAATGAATAAAGATGCTGACTTAGATAATACATATGGAGAGATTTATAACATTTATACGTTAAAGAGATATTGGGGGAATGGGTATGGAAAGAAGCTAATTTTTTGGGGGATTGATAGGCTGCAAGAAGCAGGATATTCTAATGTTTCCTTATGGGTCCTTAAAGAGAATACAAGTGCAAAGTGTTTTTATGAGCATTTGGGATTTATAAATGATGGATTAGAAAGAACAATTACAAGAGAAAAAGAGCTAATCCAATTGAGATATTCAAAGCGCCTTGATGAGAACAATTAA
- a CDS encoding ATP-binding protein: MKRRVIITVGKTHSGKTTFARELEQQLKNSIVIDQDNHAEFINTYYKSLRPVQGSNTFKYILTNTIVDYAIQKTDLHLILCNSNRNRIGRAELLSYFHNRGFESILVFFDLPDAILQDRVSNNQRSKTIFRTASSFTEVLNRQIAESQNENISDPEEGEANYLFIIKESNQVQSVIQKIINVFGYACYKGDRYERIDD, translated from the coding sequence TTGAAACGACGGGTAATTATAACAGTTGGTAAGACTCATAGTGGTAAAACCACTTTTGCAAGAGAGTTAGAACAACAATTAAAAAATTCAATAGTAATTGACCAAGATAACCATGCTGAATTCATAAATACTTACTATAAGTCATTACGTCCGGTACAAGGGTCAAATACCTTCAAATATATCCTCACAAATACAATAGTCGATTATGCTATACAAAAAACTGATCTGCATCTAATACTTTGTAATTCAAATCGCAATCGTATTGGTCGAGCGGAGCTGCTTAGTTATTTCCATAATAGAGGCTTTGAAAGCATATTAGTGTTTTTTGACCTGCCAGACGCTATCCTTCAAGACCGAGTGAGTAATAATCAGCGCAGTAAAACTATATTTCGTACAGCATCTAGTTTTACCGAAGTACTTAACAGACAAATAGCTGAATCACAAAATGAGAATATATCAGATCCTGAAGAAGGGGAGGCAAATTACTTATTTATAATTAAAGAATCAAACCAAGTTCAGTCTGTTATACAAAAAATAATAAATGTTTTTGGATATGCTTGTTATAAAGGAGATCGCTATGAGCGAATTGATGATTAG
- a CDS encoding AAA family ATPase — MKIKIRIIGACGSGKSYIARELSDKYGINHYEMDNLVWDRSAVNLRFPIEVRDSMLDEIIHNGNWILEGAHYKWGQESFRKADLIFILQPNRYIRNLRVIQRFIKTRMGIEQCNYKQTVKNLYQMLFIYNRGYDQEGMQQILEITKEYEDKRIITRNKQEILEHIEEYLLADSRMQRHHKTQHSR; from the coding sequence GTGAAAATCAAAATTCGTATAATAGGGGCTTGTGGTAGCGGCAAGTCCTACATCGCAAGAGAACTTTCGGACAAGTATGGAATAAATCACTATGAAATGGACAATCTTGTATGGGATCGGAGCGCTGTGAATTTACGATTTCCAATAGAGGTAAGAGATTCAATGTTAGATGAAATCATACATAATGGAAATTGGATACTTGAAGGAGCTCATTATAAATGGGGACAGGAGAGTTTTAGGAAAGCTGACTTAATATTTATTCTTCAACCTAATAGATACATTCGTAATCTAAGAGTAATACAAAGATTTATAAAGACAAGAATGGGAATAGAACAATGCAATTACAAACAAACTGTAAAGAATTTATATCAAATGCTATTTATATATAATCGTGGATACGATCAGGAAGGTATGCAGCAGATACTAGAGATTACAAAAGAATATGAGGATAAGAGAATAATAACAAGGAACAAGCAAGAAATATTGGAACACATTGAAGAGTATTTGTTAGCTGACTCAAGAATGCAACGACATCACAAAACACAGCATTCACGCTGA
- a CDS encoding DinB family protein yields MDVVKGILIAKFEEIQRRVILVLEQLSDEQVNWRPNESSNSIANLIVHISGNINERVSKGINNKDLTRNRDEEFEELYRTKQELIQITNESLLELIQTTKSMTEETFKKTQLERDRERTNLDVLIQCATHFSEHMGQVFYIGKMIKDREYVTTSVPKKRI; encoded by the coding sequence ATGGATGTGGTAAAAGGCATTTTGATAGCGAAATTCGAGGAGATCCAGAGAAGGGTAATATTGGTTTTAGAGCAGTTAAGCGATGAACAGGTCAATTGGCGGCCTAATGAATCTAGTAACAGCATAGCGAACTTAATAGTCCATATTAGTGGCAATATTAATGAAAGAGTTAGCAAAGGAATTAATAATAAAGATCTCACACGAAATCGAGATGAAGAATTTGAAGAACTTTATAGGACGAAACAAGAGTTGATTCAAATAACGAATGAATCGTTGCTCGAATTAATTCAAACGACAAAGAGCATGACAGAAGAAACATTTAAGAAAACACAATTGGAGCGAGACAGGGAAAGAACGAATTTGGATGTATTGATACAGTGTGCGACACACTTTTCAGAACATATGGGACAAGTGTTTTATATTGGGAAGATGATAAAGGACAGAGAGTATGTTACAACATCAGTTCCTAAGAAGAGAATCTAA
- a CDS encoding winged helix-turn-helix transcriptional regulator, translating to MTGCPVKTTLDVIGGKWKAIILYHLIDGPKRFNEFRRLYPGMTQFMLTLQLRELERDGIIHREVYKQVPPKVEYSLTEFGTTLKPIILAMLNWGETYQVRIDDIRGETGE from the coding sequence ATGACAGGTTGTCCTGTTAAAACAACTTTGGATGTTATCGGGGGGAAATGGAAAGCGATCATTCTATATCATCTTATAGATGGTCCTAAAAGATTCAATGAATTCCGGCGTCTCTATCCGGGAATGACGCAATTCATGCTTACCTTGCAGCTCCGCGAGCTTGAACGGGACGGTATTATTCACCGCGAAGTTTATAAACAGGTACCCCCTAAAGTGGAATACTCGCTGACTGAATTCGGGACAACGTTGAAGCCGATAATTCTGGCTATGTTAAATTGGGGGGAGACTTACCAAGTTAGGATTGATGATATAAGAGGTGAAACAGGAGAATGA
- a CDS encoding NAD(P)H-dependent oxidoreductase, translated as MSKKVLIVYAHPEPTSLTSQFVEAAVQTLQEQGHEVMLSDLYGMNWKAVFDEHDFPTRANPDRLSFTTESGNAYSTGQQTADVVSEQQKLLAADALILQFPLWWFSMPAILKGWVERVYAYGFGYGYNGEGNRYRYGDGGLKGKRAMLSVAVGGPEKDYSPRGINGPLEQLLFHVTHGMLFYPGMDVLPIHAVYGTGRMTAADIDVAKTAWRSRLEHLFDEEPIPFRRQNGGDYPDRHVLASDIAVGQTGLTAHIAE; from the coding sequence ATGTCAAAGAAGGTTTTGATCGTTTATGCGCACCCCGAGCCCACTTCGTTAACTAGCCAGTTCGTTGAGGCGGCTGTGCAAACACTTCAGGAGCAAGGGCACGAAGTCATGTTGTCCGACCTATACGGCATGAACTGGAAGGCCGTGTTCGATGAACACGACTTCCCGACCCGAGCTAATCCCGACCGATTGTCGTTCACAACAGAGTCGGGTAACGCCTATTCGACTGGCCAACAAACCGCAGACGTTGTATCCGAGCAACAGAAGCTGCTTGCCGCCGACGCGTTGATACTGCAGTTTCCGCTTTGGTGGTTTAGCATGCCGGCTATTCTCAAGGGATGGGTGGAACGGGTGTACGCTTATGGCTTCGGTTATGGCTACAATGGAGAAGGTAATCGCTATCGCTACGGCGATGGCGGCTTGAAGGGCAAGCGGGCAATGCTGTCAGTGGCCGTCGGGGGGCCGGAGAAAGACTATTCACCGCGAGGCATCAACGGACCGCTGGAGCAGCTGCTATTCCACGTCACTCACGGCATGCTCTTCTACCCCGGCATGGATGTGCTGCCTATCCATGCGGTTTACGGGACCGGTCGCATGACTGCAGCCGACATAGACGTGGCGAAGACAGCCTGGCGCTCACGTCTCGAACATCTCTTCGATGAGGAACCCATCCCCTTCCGGCGTCAAAACGGCGGAGACTATCCGGACAGACACGTGCTCGCAAGCGATATCGCTGTTGGACAGACCGGATTGACGGCTCACATTGCAGAATAG
- a CDS encoding YbhB/YbcL family Raf kinase inhibitor-like protein codes for MSNNPFAGLPEVAAFQVTSKDISEGLPLSREHYSGIFGVEGGKDLSPHLKWANAPEGTKSFAVTVYDPDAPTGSGFWHWAVINIPVDVIELPTGAGDEIGNGLPQGALQLPNDARAARFIGAAPPAGHGPHRYFFVVHALDVENIGVDSNCTPAFLGFNMLSHTLGRAVLMVTAEIDK; via the coding sequence GTGAGCAACAATCCGTTTGCAGGTTTACCGGAGGTTGCAGCTTTTCAGGTGACGAGTAAAGATATTTCAGAGGGCCTTCCTCTATCGCGTGAACATTATTCGGGAATTTTTGGAGTGGAGGGCGGAAAAGATCTTTCTCCTCATTTGAAATGGGCGAATGCACCGGAGGGGACGAAGAGTTTCGCTGTAACGGTATATGACCCGGATGCTCCGACTGGCTCGGGTTTTTGGCACTGGGCGGTCATTAACATCCCGGTGGATGTAATAGAACTACCAACTGGAGCAGGCGATGAGATAGGTAACGGTTTACCGCAGGGTGCCTTGCAATTGCCTAACGATGCGCGAGCCGCACGCTTTATCGGTGCAGCGCCCCCGGCAGGGCACGGTCCTCATCGTTATTTTTTTGTAGTTCATGCTCTGGATGTAGAGAATATTGGCGTCGACTCTAACTGTACACCTGCATTCTTAGGTTTTAATATGCTAAGCCATACATTAGGAAGAGCTGTACTCATGGTGACAGCAGAGATCGATAAATAG
- a CDS encoding GNAT family N-acetyltransferase: MKLEEHFEPFPELATKRATLRPIEYSDLNDIASYCTVPEVSRYTVWDVHKSIEDTKAFIDFVINRYATQKVGPWGIELKESGRIIGSCSFVSWDNNNRRAELGYVLSNQYWNQGIMTEVIRRIIEFGFKDLELIRIEARCLPSNLGSSKVMEKTGMKYEGILRRHIWAKNEFQDLAMYSIIRDDFESGFRDSPDI; encoded by the coding sequence ATGAAGCTTGAAGAACATTTTGAACCTTTTCCTGAACTAGCAACTAAGAGAGCAACTTTAAGGCCTATTGAATATTCAGATCTAAATGATATTGCTAGTTACTGTACTGTTCCAGAAGTTTCCCGTTATACAGTTTGGGATGTTCACAAAAGTATTGAGGATACCAAAGCATTTATTGATTTTGTGATAAATCGTTATGCTACACAGAAGGTTGGCCCATGGGGAATTGAACTCAAAGAGTCCGGACGAATAATTGGAAGCTGTAGTTTTGTTTCATGGGATAATAATAATCGCAGAGCTGAATTAGGATATGTGTTATCAAATCAGTATTGGAATCAAGGAATAATGACCGAGGTGATAAGAAGAATTATTGAGTTTGGATTTAAAGATCTTGAATTGATTAGAATAGAGGCTAGATGTCTGCCAAGTAACCTAGGTTCATCCAAAGTTATGGAGAAAACAGGAATGAAGTATGAAGGCATATTAAGAAGACATATTTGGGCTAAGAATGAGTTTCAAGATTTAGCAATGTATTCAATAATAAGAGATGATTTTGAGAGTGGATTCAGAGATAGCCCAGACATCTGA
- a CDS encoding dienelactone hydrolase family protein, giving the protein MNIDSSRRSLVIILHEIYGINDHINFFSDVMIKEGFDVLTPNLLHRESFPYDQEDIAYHYYMNEIGFNKSLHEVKQLLKVNREKYDQIYIIGFSIGATIAWMSSEFEVSGIIGYYGSRIRNHVEKIEPRCPTLLFFSSNEKSFNVLDLETKLKTKKKTVVEIIEAEHGFMNPFYKNYKSKEYRDCIEISIDFLKRIEDGTGI; this is encoded by the coding sequence ATGAATATAGATTCTTCAAGACGATCTTTAGTGATTATCCTTCACGAAATTTATGGCATTAATGATCATATTAATTTTTTCAGTGATGTGATGATTAAAGAAGGTTTTGATGTACTTACTCCTAATTTATTACACAGGGAATCATTTCCTTATGATCAAGAAGATATAGCATATCATTATTATATGAATGAAATTGGTTTCAATAAATCATTACATGAAGTTAAGCAACTGTTAAAAGTGAATAGAGAGAAGTATGATCAGATATACATTATTGGATTTAGTATAGGTGCAACAATTGCTTGGATGAGTAGTGAATTTGAGGTTAGTGGAATAATTGGGTATTATGGATCGAGAATTAGAAATCATGTAGAGAAGATAGAGCCTAGATGTCCAACCTTATTATTCTTTTCAAGTAATGAGAAGTCATTTAATGTATTAGATTTAGAAACAAAACTAAAGACTAAGAAGAAAACTGTAGTAGAAATTATTGAAGCTGAACATGGATTTATGAATCCTTTCTACAAAAACTATAAATCTAAAGAATATAGGGATTGTATAGAGATTAGCATTGATTTTCTTAAGCGAATCGAAGATGGCACAGGCATCTGA
- a CDS encoding methyltransferase domain-containing protein has translation MGRRKYKNVRRNCALVLKHKENNNLWVNSMDLRLKFNEDVVNYDKWRPTYVAELFNDIIHYSGLNSTKNALEIGIGTGQATLPILKTGCKVTAVELGEKLAEFTKQKFSQFSNFKVINIDFESFTNNDNKYDMIYSATAFHWLPQDIGFTKVHSLLKHGGTVALFWNHPSAIGKDGTMHTEIQKIYKKYKPFGDKSPKEFDEKTCQQYVDTMRKYGFSNVITKIYRQTRKLHAEDYISLLNTYSDHRSLQMDVKNVLESEIATVIDKFGGIINIYDTMDLYLGKKY, from the coding sequence GTGGGACGTCGTAAATACAAGAACGTTAGGCGAAATTGCGCACTAGTTTTAAAGCATAAAGAAAATAATAATTTGTGGGTGAACTCAATGGACTTGCGATTGAAATTTAATGAAGATGTAGTTAATTATGATAAATGGCGACCGACATATGTTGCGGAGTTGTTTAATGATATTATCCATTATTCGGGTCTAAACAGTACAAAAAATGCACTTGAAATAGGTATAGGGACAGGTCAAGCAACGTTACCAATTTTGAAAACAGGCTGTAAAGTAACGGCTGTTGAGCTTGGTGAAAAATTAGCTGAGTTTACAAAACAAAAGTTTTCACAATTTAGTAACTTTAAAGTGATTAATATTGATTTTGAAAGTTTTACTAATAATGACAATAAATACGATATGATATATTCTGCAACTGCTTTTCATTGGTTACCACAGGATATTGGTTTTACCAAAGTGCATAGTCTGTTAAAACACGGTGGTACAGTTGCATTATTTTGGAATCATCCAAGTGCTATTGGCAAAGATGGTACTATGCACACTGAAATTCAAAAAATATATAAAAAATACAAGCCTTTTGGCGACAAATCACCGAAAGAGTTTGATGAAAAAACTTGTCAGCAGTATGTAGATACTATGAGAAAATATGGCTTTTCTAATGTTATTACAAAAATTTACCGTCAAACACGGAAGCTACATGCAGAAGACTATATTTCGTTATTGAATACATACTCAGATCACAGATCCTTACAGATGGATGTTAAAAACGTATTAGAAAGTGAAATAGCAACTGTAATCGATAAGTTTGGCGGTATAATCAATATTTACGATACTATGGATTTATATTTAGGAAAGAAGTATTAA
- a CDS encoding helix-turn-helix domain-containing protein, whose amino-acid sequence MKQFNISLFLSSVILGLSFITGCLLIQKDFNTKKPIVTNEITKESKALMNIKETAEYLNLTEQQVKTIIGWENYILNVAHSYDGKMFPYIKIDNEIFVSRDELNEWIKESTLQRKEFKKDF is encoded by the coding sequence ATGAAGCAATTTAATATTAGTTTGTTTCTAAGCTCAGTAATTTTAGGTCTATCTTTTATTACAGGATGTTTATTAATACAAAAAGATTTTAATACCAAAAAGCCGATAGTAACAAATGAAATAACAAAAGAGTCTAAAGCGTTAATGAATATAAAGGAAACAGCTGAATATTTAAATCTAACTGAACAACAAGTCAAAACTATTATTGGATGGGAAAATTACATACTAAACGTTGCACATTCTTATGATGGGAAGATGTTTCCATATATTAAAATCGATAATGAGATATTTGTCAGCAGGGACGAGTTAAATGAATGGATAAAAGAATCAACATTACAAAGAAAGGAATTTAAAAAGGACTTTTGA
- a CDS encoding GNAT family N-acetyltransferase, giving the protein MNVQLVQLDNLPSVLKIFKKVKKDLKNQNNDQWKWIYPNRSNYKADIKNGTMHGITDGNELIAVVSLDEMQSQQYQTLNWNDQKGKPYCIHRLAVNPSHQGKGLGKFLLQYIENFAIEKGYTSVRIDVYKINETAHTSGLFGPRSARGNSRKLSSGEQPSNPNCVAVGF; this is encoded by the coding sequence ATGAACGTTCAACTGGTTCAATTGGATAACTTACCATCCGTATTGAAAATTTTCAAAAAAGTTAAAAAGGATTTAAAAAATCAGAATAATGATCAGTGGAAATGGATTTATCCAAATCGATCTAATTATAAGGCTGATATCAAGAATGGAACTATGCATGGAATTACAGATGGAAATGAATTAATAGCCGTAGTTTCGCTCGATGAAATGCAAAGCCAGCAATATCAAACATTAAATTGGAACGATCAAAAAGGAAAACCATACTGTATTCATCGGCTTGCAGTTAATCCGAGCCATCAAGGTAAAGGTTTAGGTAAGTTTTTATTACAATATATAGAGAATTTCGCAATCGAGAAGGGATATACAAGTGTACGAATTGATGTATATAAAATTAATGAAACGGCTCACACTTCGGGCCTTTTTGGCCCTCGGTCCGCCCGAGGTAATTCGAGGAAGCTAAGCTCAGGCGAACAACCCTCGAACCCTAACTGCGTCGCGGTCGGATTCTGA